One segment of Radiobacillus kanasensis DNA contains the following:
- a CDS encoding YkgJ family cysteine cluster protein: METLPCSKCPGLCCGPVQITSKELKNIKKKVKSMPKGQRSQLEGQQRYLGTCIFYDLDENKCGIYSARPEICKMFGFAEQMPCFRKPEAASVTDWELKEEPIGLLSVDFTWVDFR, from the coding sequence ATGGAAACGTTACCTTGTTCCAAATGTCCAGGATTATGCTGTGGTCCTGTACAGATTACGAGCAAAGAGCTCAAGAACATCAAGAAGAAAGTAAAATCGATGCCAAAGGGACAGCGCAGTCAGTTAGAGGGACAACAGAGATACTTGGGAACATGCATTTTTTATGATCTGGATGAAAACAAATGTGGGATCTATTCTGCCCGCCCAGAGATCTGTAAGATGTTCGGTTTTGCCGAGCAGATGCCTTGTTTCCGTAAACCAGAAGCAGCTAGCGTAACGGACTGGGAGTTAAAAGAAGAACCAATTGGGCTTTTATCAGTTGATTTTACGTGGGTAGACTTTAGGTGA
- the trhA gene encoding PAQR family membrane homeostasis protein TrhA, translating into MNAYIREPINGLTHLFGAILSFVGLLAMVIKADSAVSIAAVIIFGISMILLYSASATYHMVIAKQQVIAFLRRLDHSMIYVLIAGTYAPFCLVALDNWVGITLFSVISSIAVLGVLFKMIWFHSPRWLSTALYIGMGWMIVFAAGPLTGTVDSVGLLLLLLGGVLYTIGGIIYGTKPKFLESKYMGFHEIFHIFILLGSLAHFFSVYLYIL; encoded by the coding sequence ATGAATGCATACATTCGGGAACCGATTAATGGATTGACCCATCTGTTTGGGGCTATTCTGTCGTTTGTGGGACTATTGGCGATGGTTATAAAAGCAGATAGTGCAGTAAGTATTGCTGCTGTAATAATATTTGGGATAAGCATGATATTACTGTATTCCGCTTCTGCGACTTACCATATGGTGATTGCCAAACAACAAGTGATTGCTTTTTTAAGAAGACTAGATCACTCAATGATTTATGTTTTGATTGCTGGGACGTATGCTCCGTTCTGCCTTGTTGCTTTAGATAATTGGGTTGGGATTACCCTCTTTAGTGTGATTAGTTCCATCGCGGTACTCGGAGTCCTATTCAAAATGATTTGGTTTCACTCCCCAAGATGGCTATCCACTGCACTTTACATCGGCATGGGCTGGATGATTGTTTTCGCAGCAGGTCCTCTGACAGGAACAGTTGATTCAGTTGGACTTCTTCTGCTTCTATTGGGTGGAGTGTTATATACGATTGGTGGCATTATCTATGGAACAAAACCGAAGTTTCTAGAATCAAAATACATGGGATTTCATGAGATTTTTCATATTTTCATTTTACTAGGGAGTCTAGCTCATTTCTTTAGTGTTTATCTTTATATCTTGTAA
- a CDS encoding DUF1836 domain-containing protein, whose amino-acid sequence MDKQELNQRLEKLQLDNQIAIDDIPDIDLYMDQVTQLFEKAYSGSKRNPDDKVLTKTMINNYAKGKLLPPIKNKKYSKDHIMLINLIYQLKGTLSISDIKSMLEQTQSGEKVPLEDLYSTFNEFMETSSTYFKEHVKKLNEDVQASSDSDGDATMDQLLLIGVLSHLSNLYRRLAEQIVDDMSKGQE is encoded by the coding sequence ATGGATAAGCAGGAACTAAACCAGAGACTAGAAAAATTACAATTAGATAATCAGATAGCTATTGACGACATTCCAGATATAGATTTATATATGGACCAAGTCACTCAATTGTTCGAAAAAGCGTATAGCGGGTCTAAGCGAAATCCAGATGACAAAGTATTAACAAAAACGATGATTAACAACTACGCAAAAGGAAAGCTATTGCCTCCAATAAAAAATAAAAAGTACTCTAAAGATCATATTATGCTGATAAACCTAATCTATCAACTAAAAGGAACGCTATCCATTAGTGATATTAAATCTATGCTAGAACAAACCCAATCTGGTGAAAAAGTTCCGTTAGAAGATTTGTACAGCACTTTCAATGAATTTATGGAAACCAGTTCGACTTATTTTAAGGAGCATGTAAAGAAATTGAACGAGGACGTGCAAGCAAGCTCAGATAGTGACGGAGATGCAACGATGGATCAGCTTCTATTAATTGGGGTGTTATCACATCTAAGCAATTTATATCGTAGGCTTGCCGAACAAATCGTCGATGATATGAGTAAGGGACAGGAGTAA
- a CDS encoding C45 family autoproteolytic acyltransferase/hydolase, which translates to MKNIHSTIIQFRGNHYDFGYQQGMELKNSLILKNRKRQWKVRKARFVIDEKEAKAMFDRFAPAIWDELCGLGDALEWPMQKVLKEFGGYRLDYVKSGCSIVTGNDYFIRNYDYHPKTYEGRFVFYQPTDNGYAVVGNSQRITGRSDGMNENGLVMGYNFMHRKKPGDGFICGMIGRMVLENCSNVKEAVQLLQEVPHRHSFSYIVYDTSGQTYVVEASPRGIEVREAQTCTNHFEIMEKENRNYLNDSKRRLDIIENANLSEGEQAFHLLNGIGKGIFSTDYKSWAGTIHTSAYFPSNKKAWMALGGDQQPTELDFEAWLKGHDEKREKIYGEVDTDIPFVHMDENATWFK; encoded by the coding sequence TTGAAAAACATACACAGTACTATTATCCAGTTTAGAGGAAATCACTATGATTTTGGTTATCAACAAGGGATGGAACTCAAAAATTCTCTTATTCTTAAGAATAGAAAAAGGCAATGGAAGGTTCGAAAAGCTAGATTCGTTATAGATGAGAAAGAAGCAAAAGCGATGTTCGATCGGTTTGCTCCAGCTATTTGGGACGAGTTGTGCGGACTAGGAGACGCACTAGAATGGCCGATGCAAAAAGTCTTAAAGGAATTCGGTGGCTATCGTTTAGATTATGTGAAATCGGGTTGCTCCATCGTAACAGGAAACGATTATTTTATTCGAAATTATGATTATCATCCTAAGACGTATGAGGGACGATTTGTATTCTATCAACCAACAGATAATGGGTATGCTGTTGTTGGAAATAGTCAACGGATTACCGGTAGATCAGACGGAATGAACGAAAATGGTTTGGTAATGGGATATAATTTTATGCACCGAAAAAAGCCTGGGGATGGCTTCATATGTGGAATGATTGGGAGAATGGTGTTAGAGAATTGTTCTAATGTTAAGGAAGCCGTTCAATTATTGCAAGAAGTTCCACACCGTCATTCCTTCAGTTATATTGTCTATGACACGTCAGGTCAAACTTATGTGGTGGAGGCTTCTCCGCGTGGAATCGAAGTAAGGGAAGCACAAACTTGCACTAACCATTTTGAAATAATGGAAAAAGAAAACCGGAACTATTTAAATGACTCTAAACGTCGTTTGGATATTATTGAAAATGCCAATCTATCGGAAGGGGAACAAGCTTTTCATTTATTAAACGGTATCGGTAAAGGCATTTTTTCCACTGATTATAAAAGCTGGGCAGGAACGATTCATACTTCTGCTTATTTCCCAAGCAATAAAAAAGCATGGATGGCTCTTGGTGGAGACCAACAGCCAACCGAATTAGATTTTGAAGCTTGGTTAAAGGGTCATGATGAAAAGCGAGAAAAAATTTATGGGGAAGTTGATACCGATATTCCGTTTGTTCATATGGATGAAAATGCAACTTGGTTTAAGTGA
- a CDS encoding sulfite exporter TauE/SafE family protein — protein sequence MFELSVLQWIAVILCAICIGFIKTGISSLGILVVTALMFIFPAKESVGILLPLLIVGDIFAVIYYRRSVVWKYLVSLVPWVLIGIIGGYFVLNQVDSDQLKPMIGVLVLALIILQISRERFGEAFNEALPKATWFTILIGVLAGFTTMIGNASGGVMAIYLLVKGLPKQEFIGTGAWFFLFVNVIKVPFYIQLDLITLESVTFNAWLAPAIIIGAMIGVKILPKIPQRTFQVLILAFTALGAIRLLF from the coding sequence ATGTTTGAGTTGTCAGTTCTACAGTGGATTGCGGTTATTCTATGTGCGATATGTATTGGATTTATAAAAACGGGCATATCAAGTCTTGGTATATTAGTGGTAACGGCATTGATGTTCATTTTTCCAGCAAAAGAATCAGTAGGAATACTATTGCCTCTCTTGATTGTAGGCGACATTTTTGCCGTCATCTATTATAGAAGAAGTGTGGTATGGAAATACTTAGTTTCATTAGTTCCCTGGGTTTTAATCGGAATTATTGGTGGTTATTTTGTCTTAAATCAAGTGGATAGTGATCAGTTGAAACCGATGATAGGTGTACTCGTCCTAGCCTTAATTATTTTACAAATTAGTCGGGAAAGGTTTGGGGAAGCTTTTAACGAGGCATTACCGAAGGCAACATGGTTTACAATTCTCATAGGTGTGTTAGCAGGGTTTACGACGATGATTGGGAATGCCTCTGGTGGGGTCATGGCCATCTATCTCTTAGTGAAGGGATTGCCGAAGCAAGAGTTCATCGGAACAGGGGCTTGGTTTTTCTTATTTGTAAATGTTATTAAGGTTCCGTTTTACATACAGTTAGATTTAATCACACTAGAATCTGTCACATTTAATGCTTGGTTAGCGCCGGCCATTATCATTGGTGCTATGATTGGTGTAAAAATATTACCGAAAATTCCACAACGAACGTTCCAAGTGCTCATTTTAGCATTTACTGCGCTAGGTGCGATTCGATTATTATTCTAG
- a CDS encoding HAD family hydrolase, with translation MKAIIFDFDGTLADTLPVCFYGFRKAFDHYDKRALTDEEIIGMFGPTEADIIRKNLQHKDKEEAVELYFDVYKHKHEELVPKNNEIAALLEELKQKGFKLGMVTGKARRSLEISLQKLDMQGIFDITITGDDVELAKPDPEGLNKALQTLEVSPNQAMFIGDSNADIQAGSDAGVMTVGVHWLDHVQTKEFSVQPDEHFESVETFKQWVQKWY, from the coding sequence ATGAAAGCTATTATATTTGATTTTGATGGAACGCTAGCCGACACATTACCGGTTTGTTTTTATGGATTTCGAAAAGCATTTGACCATTATGACAAGCGAGCTTTAACGGATGAAGAAATTATTGGAATGTTTGGCCCAACGGAAGCGGATATCATCCGCAAAAATTTACAACATAAAGACAAGGAAGAGGCGGTAGAGCTTTATTTTGATGTATATAAACATAAACATGAGGAGCTAGTTCCAAAAAATAATGAAATCGCAGCACTACTTGAGGAGTTAAAACAAAAAGGATTCAAACTAGGCATGGTGACAGGAAAAGCCCGTAGAAGTTTAGAAATCTCTCTCCAAAAACTTGATATGCAAGGGATATTTGATATCACGATTACAGGCGACGATGTTGAATTAGCAAAACCTGATCCAGAAGGGCTGAATAAAGCTTTACAAACATTAGAGGTCAGCCCAAATCAAGCGATGTTCATTGGGGATAGCAATGCTGATATCCAGGCGGGGAGTGATGCCGGAGTAATGACAGTAGGGGTTCATTGGCTGGATCATGTGCAAACGAAGGAATTTAGTGTACAACCAGATGAACATTTCGAATCTGTTGAAACATTTAAGCAATGGGTACAAAAATGGTATTAG
- a CDS encoding peptidoglycan-binding domain-containing protein, translating to MDIGDEGPFVKEVQQGLIRAGFALPVYGADGIYGEETKRAVMKFQRRYGLTVDGLVGPQTLDKLSEVRSSSRPLNDFPLPNGIFRRGDQGPGVRQLQRALQRLNFDPQIIDGIYGPLTENAVRRFQSMFADLQNDGIYGPNTRRFLEMELSEL from the coding sequence TTGGATATTGGAGATGAAGGTCCATTTGTTAAAGAGGTACAACAAGGTTTAATTCGCGCCGGTTTCGCCTTACCGGTCTATGGGGCCGATGGCATTTACGGGGAAGAAACAAAGCGTGCGGTCATGAAGTTCCAAAGACGTTACGGCCTAACTGTAGACGGATTGGTCGGTCCACAAACATTGGATAAATTATCAGAGGTAAGAAGCTCTAGTCGACCATTAAATGATTTCCCATTACCAAACGGGATTTTTCGAAGAGGAGATCAAGGTCCCGGAGTACGGCAGCTCCAACGCGCCTTACAACGTCTTAATTTTGATCCGCAAATTATTGATGGCATTTATGGACCACTTACAGAAAATGCCGTTCGCCGCTTTCAATCCATGTTTGCGGACCTGCAAAATGACGGAATCTATGGACCAAACACGAGAAGATTTTTGGAAATGGAACTTAGTGAACTGTAA
- the rlmN gene encoding 23S rRNA (adenine(2503)-C(2))-methyltransferase RlmN, translating to MKKESIYGLTFKQLTEWLVEHGQKKFRAKQVWDWLYIKRVTDFEAMTNLNKECTELLENHFVLHTLTEEIKQVSKDGTVKFLFKLQDGNLIETVLMKQHYGLSVCVTTQVGCNIGCTFCASGILSKNRDLSSGEIVEQIMNVQKHLDEVGKDQRVSHVVVMGIGEPFDNYSNLMDFLRVINDQNGLSIGARHITVSTSGLAHKIYDFADENIQVNLAISLHAPNNELRTSIMKINKAFPLEKLMPAIDYYLEKTNRRITFEYILLKDVNDHKEEALQLANLLKNKRHLSYVNLIPYNPVSEHIQYERSYKDAIVGFYEVLLNEGINCGVRTEHGTDIDAACGQLRSKQIKKEKEKVR from the coding sequence ATGAAAAAAGAATCCATTTATGGATTAACATTCAAACAGTTAACAGAGTGGCTTGTAGAGCACGGTCAAAAAAAATTCCGTGCAAAGCAAGTTTGGGATTGGTTATATATAAAAAGAGTGACAGATTTTGAAGCCATGACGAATTTAAATAAAGAATGTACGGAATTACTAGAAAATCACTTTGTTTTACACACCTTAACAGAGGAAATCAAACAGGTGTCCAAGGATGGAACGGTAAAATTCTTGTTCAAGTTACAGGATGGGAATCTCATCGAAACAGTCTTAATGAAACAGCACTACGGTCTTTCAGTCTGCGTGACCACACAGGTAGGTTGCAACATTGGCTGTACGTTCTGTGCAAGTGGGATTTTATCCAAAAACCGAGATTTATCTAGCGGAGAAATTGTAGAGCAAATTATGAATGTACAAAAGCATCTCGATGAGGTTGGAAAAGACCAACGCGTCAGTCACGTTGTAGTAATGGGAATCGGGGAACCATTTGATAATTACAGCAACTTGATGGATTTTCTACGTGTCATTAATGATCAGAACGGACTTTCCATTGGTGCAAGACATATTACCGTTTCCACAAGTGGCTTAGCCCATAAAATCTACGACTTTGCGGATGAGAACATTCAAGTGAACCTTGCTATTTCTTTACATGCACCTAACAATGAACTTCGTACGAGTATCATGAAAATAAACAAGGCATTCCCGCTTGAAAAATTGATGCCGGCAATCGATTACTATTTGGAAAAGACAAATCGTAGAATTACGTTCGAATACATTCTTTTGAAGGATGTCAATGATCATAAAGAGGAAGCTCTTCAACTCGCGAATCTACTCAAGAATAAACGTCATTTATCCTATGTAAACTTAATTCCGTACAACCCGGTAAGTGAACACATTCAATATGAGCGTAGCTATAAGGATGCCATTGTTGGGTTTTACGAAGTGCTATTGAACGAAGGAATTAATTGTGGTGTCCGTACAGAGCACGGAACGGATATAGATGCAGCATGTGGACAATTACGTAGTAAGCAAATTAAGAAAGAAAAAGAAAAAGTGCGCTAA